Proteins encoded within one genomic window of Equus przewalskii isolate Varuska chromosome 3, EquPr2, whole genome shotgun sequence:
- the CES2 gene encoding cocaine esterase, whose amino-acid sequence MRLDGLRARLSAVACGLLLLLVPGQGQDSASPIRTTYTGQVQGSLVYVKGTDVGVHTFLGIPFAKPPLGRLRFAPPEPPESWSGVKDGTSHPAMCLQDVSTMNSIAQKLVNQSLPFTSTSEDCLYLSVYTPAHTHQGSNLPVMVWIHGGALVHGMASMYDGSALAAFEDVVVVIIQYRLGVLGFFSTGDKHAAGNWGYLDQVAALHWVQQNIAYFGGDPGRVTIFGESAGGTSVSSHVVSPMSQGLFHRAIMESGVALLPNLIASSSDVVSKTVANLSACGQVDSEALVHCLRDKSEEEILAINKAFKIIPGMVDGIFLPRHPEELLASADFQPVPSIIGVNNDEYGWLLPSGVGTLDTQREMDRETIKALLQKTAAVMMLPPEFGELVMEEYMGGSEDPQTLQTQFQEIMEDSIFVIPALQVAYFQRSRAPVYFYEFQHRPSLFKDIKPPHVKADHGDEVLFVFGTYFWGNYIEVTEEEWLLSRKIMKYWANFARNGNPNGEGLSHWPTFDQEDQYLQLNMQPAVGRALKAHRLQFWTKTLPQKIQKLMEAKEKHTEL is encoded by the exons ATGCGGCTGGACGGACTTCGCGCGCGGCTGAGCGCCGTGGCCTGTGGGCTTCTGCTTCTCCTCGTCCCGGGTCAGG GCCAGGACTCTGCCAGCCCCATCCGGACCACATACACGGGGCAGGTGCAGGGGAGCCTCGTGTATGTGAAGGGCACTGATGTGGGGGTCCACACCTTCCTGGGAATTCCCTTTGCCAAGCCACCTCTAGGGCGACTGCGATTTGCGCCCCCTGAGCCCCCTGAATCTTGGAGTGGTGTAAAGGATGGGACCTCACACCCAGCCAT GTGTCTGCAGGACGTTTCGACAATGAATTCAATAGCTCAGAAACTGGTGAATCAGTCCCTGCCTTTTACCTCCACATCCGAAGACTGCCTGTACCTCAGTGTCTACACACCTGCCCATACCCACCAGGGTTCCAACCTGCCT gTGATGGTGTGGATCCATGGTGGTGCACTTGTGCACGGCATGGCCTCCATGTATGAcggctccgctttggcggccttcGAGGATGTGGTGGTGGTCATTATCCAGTACCGCCTAGGTGTTCTGGGCTTCTTCAG CACTGGAGACAAGCATGCAGCTGGCAACTGGGGCTACCTGGACCAAGTGGCCGCCCTACACTGGGTCCAGCAGAATATTGCATACTTTGGAGGCGACCCTGGCCGTGTCACCATTTTTGGCGAGTCTGCGGGTGGCACAAGTGTGTCTTCGCACGTCGTGTCCCCCATGTCCCAAGGACTCTTCCACCGTGCCATCATGGAGAGTGGCGTGGCTCTGCTGCCTAACCTCATTGCCAGTTCATCTGATGTGGTCTCCAAA ACGGTGGCCAACCTGTCTGCCTGTGGTCAGGTTGACTCAGAGGCCCTGGTGCACTGCCTGCGGGACAAGAGTGAAGAGGAGATTCTGGCCATCAACAAG GCCTTCAAGATCATCCCTGGCATGGTGGATGGGATCTTCCTGCCCAGGCACCCCGAGGAGCTGCTGGCTTCTGCCGACTTTCAACCTGTACCCAGCATCATTGGTGTCAACAATGATGAGTATGGTTGGCTCCTCCCTTCG GGCGTGGGCACCTTGGACACCCAGAGGGAAATGGACAGAGAGACCATAAAGGCTCTTCTACAGAAAACAGCAGCAGTGATG ATGTTGCCTCCTGAGTTTGGTGAGCTGGTGATGGAGGAATACATGGGAGGCAGTGAGGACCCCCAGACCCTCCAAACCCAGTTCCAGGAGATTATGGAGGACTCCATATTCGTGATCCCTGCACTCCAAGTAGCATATTTTCAGC GTTCCCGTGCCCCTGTCTACTTCTACGAGTTCCAGCATCGGCCCAGCCTCTTCAAGGACATCAAGCCACCCCACGTGAAGGCGGACCATGGCGATGAGGTTCTCTTTGTCTTCGGAACCTACTTCTGGGGCAACTACA TTGAGGTGACTGAGGAGGAGTGGCTGCTAAGCAGAAAGATAATGAAGTACTGGGCCAACTTTGCTCGAAACGG gaaccccaatggtgAAGGTCTGTCGCACTGGCCTACGTTCGACCAGGAGGACCAATACCTGCAGCTGAACATGCAACCTGCAGTGGGCCGGGCCCTGAAGGCCCACAGGCTCCAGTTCTGGACGAAGACCCTGCCCCAGAAGATCCAGAAGCTGATGGAGGCCAAGGAGAAGCACACAGAGCTGTAG